The DNA sequence ATTCCCATTTGCAATAGTtacatttattaaatatgtaAAGAATGGCTCATCTTCTGCACTTGCAAGTAGATTATACTTAAACTATCACCATGCTAGGTAGATCAATTGCCTGCAATGTTGTGTGACCATTTCAAACTAATAATTTCTAATATTTGTTTCTATAGAAAAGCTCCATTTGCCATATGCCTGCAATGTTGTGTGACCATTTCAAAGTCATCTTAGTATTTTCTGAAACCAGTTCCAATCTATTGCTTTCTTGTTTCACAACAAATATCAATGTCATCTTAGTATTCTACGTATGCTAAGTTATTAGTATATGCCAAGTTAAAAGATCAGTAATACATAAACAGACCATCAAACTTTGCCTCAGCTAGCAAGTATGCCCTCCAAATTTGAGTGTGCACAAGCAGATACCTCAACTTGTATGAAGTTGAACACGTAAATACAAATGCTGACGTGGCGCTGACATGGCACATAAATTTGGGAGGTGTCTAGACGATCATTTTGTAAGTTAGAATATTCAACTGACAAAGTGGAGGCAAGTTGAGGTGCCTGTTGAATTTTTTGTTTTAAGataaaatagtcttaaaatgaggatgaatgggaaatggagggaaaatgaaatttttgagtaaaattttaagttttcctctcttgacaatgagacattgtcccatattggaagaggaagagatttttggtgggtatatatataattgctcttcttgtagctcttaaagagttaagaagaaagcaagcctcgcgccgtcgtcgtcgctcggtcGGCTCGGTTtgggcttcggcttcggctacggcttcggattgattaattttttggaccaaatttatttgttaatagtaaatattaacgtaagactatccgcatttgtaacggatattttccaatttGACCATTTGGCaaccgcctaatgctcttcccaccatgaatgtgcttgctccacaaacaagttaatgcttgctccaccatggagggtggacgtttggtcttcttcaataCTGGctactatatatatgtgcagcatatgttgaagaaagacactcaacacacaacacacaattcgctcaacaaatttggttatacattgcactccttcctctcagcatttccatacgattttctgagtttctactccttcgttctgcattgtttttaacttcaaacaaagcaactgtaagtgtgatttgctaccgaactttgtgttcgctgaaacactggggtttgaagtaccgctacaccagtgtgttattcgttctatcctgggaggaaataatccattaccttgggtactaggaggggattaaattccttaaggaaacactgtgaattcagtgggctcgaattaattactgtttcattacgctaacttatattttgcagaattattatttacaaatacaacaatattggcgggaataacagtGCCTACTTGTGCACACCCAAGGTTGGAGGGCATACTTGCCAGCAGAAGCAAAGTTTGAGGATTTATTTCTGTATTATGCCCATTACCGATACACTATGTTATCACTATATGCCAAGTTAAATATTAGTTAACATTGAAAACACCACCATCAACGTAAATCGCAATGTTGCCTGTGCATATAAGTCTTTGATTAGCTGTATGTTTCATTAACATTTGCAGCCACCAAGTAAATTATCAAGAATAATTTAGTCATGGCAGcaactactgttaaggtacacaGGCAAGTCCATTTGCAAATCGAGTTCAAATTGCCCTCAATATTAAGTCTGTGGACTATGAGTTTATTCAAGAGGACATGTCCAATAAAAGTGAGCTTCTTCTTAAATCCAACCCTGTTCATAAGAAAATCCCAGTCCTAATCCACGGCGACAAGCATATCTCTGAGTCACTAGTCATCGTCCAATACATCGATGAGACATGGACTAATGGCCCCTCCATTCTACCTTCTGATCCACACGACCGTGTTGTTGCTAGATTTTGGGCTGCGTACGTTGATGACAAGGTATTTGTTTCATCTACTATTactttttttatcaaaaataaatCTTTCTGTACTTTAATTTAGTGACATACGCCAAAAACAATTCCTAAGTAGTGTCAACATTTAGTAATACACTATAACGACGTCATTATCACTTTAGTTTTTATGAAGGGCCTTTTGCCCATtgatttagagcccgtttggattagctgatttgaagtagctgataagcattatatgttgaaaagcacttttaagtgctgaaactgatttaataaataaacaGTTATGTGTTTGGATACAAGTGCTAAAATTGATAATAAGTTGTTGCATTATTTGATAAAAAAGTGTTGATAAActctttttctgttaaaatgacttaaataaccTTAAAAGTGTTTACATCTATAAGGGcgtaatttcttcaaaattttagattccaaatcgatccaaatacaaaatattctatttgtcattttattctaAACACAACTGTGCTTAGATAAGATAacttttatgataaatataatttattttatgataagcatataataataagttataataattaataaattgataaaagtgtctcagtaaaaaataaacctaaataggacaaaatatttgaagagaaacaaacaCTGTCTTTATCACTACAACACTTAGAAATCAACACACCAAAAAATTGATGTAATgtcccaaccgatcattttgacttttagaaccctgttcccctaaataaaactccccatatgtgcttttattaatttatgacttgcggggatggttggttagggatttggaagtgttcgggttgaaatcgaaacacttggttccttagtttgtctTTAAAagcccaagtttgacttcggtcaacattttgagaaaacgactctgaaatcaggatttgacggttccagtaggttcgtatgatgattttggactagggcATATGTTCGAATCCGGTTTCAGACAACCCGGAAGTGtttcgacgcttaatagtaaaaatcaagtatttgaaggtttaatgttctttaaatttggtctggagtaggttttggagtaattgaaatCCGTTTAGAATTCTGAGCATgagaatagcttcgtatggtgatttaagacttgtacgcaaaatttgatatcattccgagtagtataagtatatttcggcgcgttcggagtaagtttgaagaatttgaaatttctaagttgaatcaatttggtttgaggtgtgattcttagttttgatgttgttttacacattccgaggattcgagcgagtctgttttatgatttcaaacttgttggtatagttCGGACTGGGCCAAATGACCCtggagcaacagctgaagcttccagcttctgctgcaaccgcacctgcgcttggccagccgcaggtgcgtgaaaagcaccgcagaagcggactgggcATAGATGTGCAGGTACAACCGCAGAAGCGCATCGCATATGCGATGtataagccgcagaagcggacggggCCGACTTAGGGAGAAGCCGCATCTGTGACGcatcttccgcagatgcgaaagggcTGTTTAGCGGAACCCTTAAAGAACGGGAAAAACAGCCATTTTTTCCCCTTTATCTCCATTCTtgtgcgattttggagcttttttagagaggatttcaactagcaacttgaaggcaagtaaattctacacactttgagttaaatacatagattatgggtagattataacctataAATTTAGAAAATCAAGgggttagatgaaaaacctagatttttcacgaaaatggttatggacttggatgaaaattgtatatttgagttcttgagattatggataacgattttctccgaaaattttcaaaatccgggcacgtgcACCCGGGATGAGTTTtgagaattttaccattttgggttgggtaattaatttaatagtctaattttaaattattgagcatgtattaattattttatataacttttggatagtttcggatttttcagcaccgaattgagattttccgcgacattgtgatcgggaagtgggctttgagacaaggtaagtctcttgtctaaccttgtaagagagaatttaccccataggtgaatttaaATTAATAGTTTTTGCTAATTATGGGGGTtgcgtacgcacgagatgacgagagtttgtgcgtagctactaattatgctatgttcgggtagtttaggacttaaatcatgaattacttgtgataattgcatctttatttaattaagttagtgaaattatattgtaaattgttagagaaaatagtaaaagatcgaaacttcatatacttgaattttgtgtaaattatttaattgttaatagaaattgaacatcctatgtgttaatattataataacttctcattccggaggttcataagaaaatgtcctccttttttgtggagcgggccgaacgcctcggcagtatagatgcatctatggatcgtgtcgtacgtccctcggcagtgtacacgacactctagatcaggtcgtacgacctcggcaaaaaTCATACCTAATAATAATTatcacacgataccttgatattttaattgatgcttgtgaaaataattgataaattagaaattattgaaatgtaaggaattaattatttctgcttgttaagaaaattattgttgttcacctaaaaatcatgtttaattaaatatattctattgtaatattattgacccatagtgagtgtcaaagtcgacttctcgtcactaattcttcgagattaggcttgatacttactgggtacacgttgtttacgtactcatgctgagcttgctgcactttttatgcaggacctgagacaggtactatcgtAGGATCTATCGGCGcatacccacgttatccagaggcttagtggtgagctgtttttctgagccgttctgcagcaactagtgcctttTCTTGTATTTgcattctatctattttatttcagacggtatttagaattttgtataatctactagatgttcatacacttgtaacaccaggtcttggcacacactagtagaacttttggatttaatttttttttcttggtttttaatttactagatcttttcatattgtcttaattcttgcaagtaagaagagtttaattactcggttaatttttaaagaattgaatatgtgtttaaatcactagttggcttgcctatctGTGATGTTGGGCGTTATCACGatctacaggtgaaattgggtcgtgacatttgatatgtcctcatttattacatacagttcaaagattaatacacaatcacatagatataaatatgcaaaggaatagagaatttgcTTATCTTAAATAGTCAATGAGCATTGCAAACTTGAAGAGGCGGGGGAGGGGGAGGAGGGTTAGGTTGAAATAGTACTTGAGGCGGTGAGTATCGATGTAAGAGTTTTGttctaaaaaagaatattttaaggataaaatagtaaaaattctGGTCAAACTTAaaatgcttataagctaaaaatttataagttgggggtgaccagCTTAtgacttttggcttatttttaacttataagcacttttaactttaccaaacATGTAAATAAGCCGAAAAGTATTTATAAGCTAGTTTGatcagcttataagcttagccaaacacttTCTTAGTTGAATCTTATCCTAGAAGAGGTATGGGGTCGATTCTGCATAATCATATCTTTCTTTTAACAAAAGCGAAAAATTTGAAAATACACATATACAAGTTGAGGTTTGAACCCCTGACCTCTATAATGGGCACATGATGCGCTTGACCAATGGACTAAGAAGCAATAAATTGTCAAATGGTATCATTCTATATTGCCACTACTAATTTGCTTTGCATATTGTTTAATTTATTGTGTATTTAGCAAAAATGTATGATGAAGTGGTGTTGGATGTCACCCCTTCGCGCATCTGCCCCTGCTTGGACTATTTCATATAGACTAACACAAGTTAATGAATACTAACTTGCAGTGGTTACCTTTGATGTCGGATCTTGGAAAAGCACAAGGAGAGGAGGCAAAGGCAGAAGTGCAAGAGAAGCTAAAAGAAGCACTGGTGCCTTTAGAAGAGGCATTTGTTAAGTGTAGTAAGGAGAAAGCTTTCTTTGGTGGAGAAAATATTGGTTACATAGACATTGCTTTGGTGTGCATTTTGGGTTGGACAAAGGCAATAAAGATAATGTTAGGAGTGAAAATATTTGATGTAACAAAGACCCCTGGCTTGCTTAAATGGGCTGATAGATTCTTGGCAAACAAAGCTGTTAAAGATGTCATTTTGGAGCCAGAGAAACTTGTTGAAATCCTTAAGTTACATTTGGCCAAAAGAGAAGCTGCTAATGCAAACTAAAGCATGGGTTTTGTTATTTGTTCGTTTTCTTTTTGGGTAATAAAGATTGTCTAATGAAGCATCTTAGCTATTATGCTATAGACAATTTTTTTGCAGTAGAAGCAAACAACTTTCTAGCTGCTTCTTGCCTTTGATTCCttcaccccacccccacccccacccccaccccctccACTTTTGTACCTATTGTTGGACATTCAAGAAAGAACTTGTTTAGTTGGCTTCACAAAGACCAAGACTATAAAGCTAAATATGCGTAACTTCAGCAGAAACTCATTGTTTTTGACTTAGAACCCTATAAATATGTAAAAGAAAAATGTATACATATAAAAATCTCTGAACTTGCGAAGGTGCTATTTCAGTTGAACTCATTGCTTATGACTTGAACCAAGTAAATATGTTTTAAAAGATTTAAAATTTatacacataataataataataataataataataataataataataataataataataataatatactcATTTTGAACTTGAGACAATAAAATTACAGCTTACTGATTGATAAGACCATAAATCTATGGAGCCTACCATATATACCGTTTTTTTAGGTACCTATGATTGTTATATTGCGAGCTACAATTATatccttgtcacgatccaaaatcaccACCAGTCGTAATAGCGCCTAATCCCACTTACTAGGGTAAGCCAATCATAACATTTGCAGACAATAATAGCaattatataattaatgaaaCTGAAAGTCGAATAAGCAAGGATAATACTAAATCATTACACAAATCCCCAGAAACTGGTAACACTAGGTCATAAGCTTtacaatatgaatacaagtctgctAGTAGAAAATAATGTCTGAAACAACAACAGTAATAAAAGATAAGAAGAGATGACAGGAACTCCGATCAGAAAGCAGCTCTACCTCGGTCTCAACACCTCAGCTCACAATGCTCAACTGATCCAACTCATGAATATGCAaaattaagtgcagagtatagtatgagtacaaccaatgtATAAGTATCATGACTAATCTCGGCGAGGTAGTGGCGAGAATTGCCAATGATACTCACTTGGCAACCTGCTCAATTCGTAGATATGCAAGTACGGAGCAACGGTACCGAAACTAAACATGAAATACAGGTACGACCAATCAATGCACATAGAGAAAATGTGTGCAAGTGTTGTAGCGCATAAAGAATATATGTGtgcagcatatagagaagatatgcgtctCACACCAATGAATCATTAACATTTTCATATAGAGAATATATGTGTAAATAATCAAATCAAGGTGCACAGattaacatatagagaagatatgtactgTGATTCCGTTTTTCAATCAAGCAGCATAtatagaagatatgcataaagagGCATGTATACATTCCATAACTAGCATATAGAAAAGATATGCGataaaatcatgtatacatccaaggtgtttgcatatagagaagatacgcaAAAATCAAACACTAGTTAGTTTTCTTATACCGTGTGTACGTCATCAAGAGACAAACATAAGAGGATGACTCTAGGGGATATATACTTATCCACACgttgcaaggacaactcacgtaccataatATAACAACTACACGGACAGCTCACGTATTATCAATCCAGTCCATCACACATAAAgcatatacaagaacacatgtatacgaacaatggatatcaaatcacataccCATGGACTGATGAAAAGTACCATGCTAAGGTGTATggatgtgcaaagtgtgctactATAGCTCAGATTAGGTGGATACGCCATAAAATAACTATTATCATGCTTGAACAGGAAATCAACCTACACATGATCTCTATCATGATTCAAAAAGTTCACGAGGTCATACAAACATAAAAGCATGATAACAAGAAGCATAGTATCCAAACAAGGCATAACATAGCCTAAAGACTAACCCGGACATGGATAAAATCTCGATGCATGCATACATGCTCATCGCCCCGCATGTACATCACCCTCG is a window from the Nicotiana tomentosiformis chromosome 10, ASM39032v3, whole genome shotgun sequence genome containing:
- the LOC117277286 gene encoding glutathione S-transferase U17-like isoform X1, whose translation is MSNKSELLLKSNPVHKKIPVLIHGDKHISESLVIVQYIDETWTNGPSILPSDPHDRVVARFWAAYVDDKWLPLMSDLGKAQGEEAKAEVQEKLKEALVPLEEAFVKCSKEKAFFGGENIGYIDIALVCILGWTKAIKIMLGVKIFDVTKTPGLLKWADRFLANKAVKDVILEPEKLVEILKLHLAKREAANAN
- the LOC117277286 gene encoding glutathione S-transferase U17-like isoform X2; this encodes MSNKSDLLLISNPVHKKIPVLIHGDKPISESLVIVQYIDETWTNGPTILPSDPHDRAISRFWAAYIDEKWLPLMSDLGKAQGEEAKAEVQEKLKEALVPLEEAFVKCSKEKAFFGGENIGYIDIALVCILGWTKAIKIMLGVKIFDVTKTPGLLKWADRFLANKAVKDVILEPEKLVEILKLHLAKREAANAN